A genomic segment from Inquilinus sp. KBS0705 encodes:
- a CDS encoding helix-turn-helix domain-containing protein has translation MKHVSILIINDAVLASIADPRVMFTGVNDFLQAAGKPPIFKVQLIGLANEVKLHGGLFSVHTDALLKDVAKTDLVIIPAFTGELSASISKNEEFLPWIVKQYSKGAEVASLCIGAFILASTGLLNGKECSSHWRTANEFREMFPEVTLVDDRIVTEQQGLYSSGGATSYWNLLLYLVEKHAGRDMAILASKVFALEIDRKSQSPFIMFNGQKTHEDEPIKKAQEFIEANIAERISVEDLALKYAIGKRHFERRFKKATNNTPVEYIQRVKVEAAKKHLEHTRKNINEVMYDVGYTDTKAFRTVFKKITGLSPVEYRNKYNNRANGVNV, from the coding sequence ATGAAGCATGTATCTATTCTTATTATTAACGATGCCGTTTTAGCCAGCATTGCCGACCCGCGTGTAATGTTTACCGGTGTTAACGATTTTTTGCAGGCAGCGGGTAAACCGCCCATATTTAAGGTGCAACTTATAGGCCTCGCTAACGAAGTAAAGCTGCATGGGGGGTTATTTTCGGTACATACGGATGCTTTGCTTAAGGATGTGGCTAAAACAGACCTTGTTATTATTCCCGCGTTTACAGGCGAATTATCGGCTTCTATAAGTAAAAATGAGGAGTTTTTACCCTGGATAGTGAAGCAATACAGCAAAGGCGCCGAAGTGGCCAGCCTGTGTATAGGGGCCTTTATATTAGCATCAACCGGGCTGTTGAACGGCAAGGAGTGCTCAAGCCATTGGCGTACGGCTAACGAGTTTAGGGAGATGTTCCCGGAGGTTACCCTGGTTGATGACCGTATTGTTACCGAGCAACAGGGCTTATACAGCAGCGGTGGGGCCACTTCGTACTGGAACCTGCTTTTATACCTGGTAGAGAAGCATGCCGGGCGCGATATGGCCATACTGGCATCCAAGGTGTTTGCGCTGGAAATTGACCGCAAAAGCCAGTCGCCGTTTATAATGTTTAACGGGCAAAAAACACATGAGGATGAACCCATAAAAAAGGCCCAGGAGTTCATAGAAGCCAATATTGCTGAAAGAATATCGGTTGAAGACCTTGCCCTGAAGTATGCTATTGGTAAGCGACATTTTGAGCGCCGTTTTAAAAAAGCAACCAATAATACCCCTGTAGAATACATACAAAGGGTTAAGGTTGAGGCTGCTAAGAAACATTTAGAGCATACCCGAAAAAATATTAACGAGGTGATGTACGACGTCGGTTACACCGATACAAAAGCCTTCCGGACGGTGTTTAAGAAGATTACCGGGCTATCGCCGGTTGAGTATCGGAACAAATATAACAACCGCGCTAACGGGGTAAACGTATAG
- a CDS encoding glutaminyl-peptide cyclotransferase, whose amino-acid sequence MNKRIIFLALIALVAYGCKDNKKQDDFVISPDAGSTYKAGETISLKLTYANSIKPDSIVFLLDSARVGSVKDSSALNLKTDTMALGARVITAKVYQAGKSQEVTTNIVLYPAKAPEELTYKVEKTFPHDIGSYTEGLEYHDGALYESSGGYLDPPPGQSKDQQSSLIKADLTTGKILKKVMIDPKVFAEGIAIIGDKLIQLTYHEKKGFIYDKNTFKVLGNFSTEFAPEGWGMYFDGNKIYMDDGTNRIWTLNKDTYRPTGYIDVYDDKGAVDSINELEMINGKLYANVYQKDVILVIDPKTGAVLQKVDMTNLWPEGARPPGYDNLNNVLNGIAYDKATGRIFVTGKKWPKLYQVKFVKK is encoded by the coding sequence ATGAATAAAAGGATAATATTTTTAGCGCTGATAGCTTTAGTGGCATACGGCTGTAAAGACAATAAAAAACAGGATGATTTTGTGATCAGTCCGGATGCGGGCAGCACGTACAAAGCCGGCGAAACCATCAGCCTTAAATTAACTTATGCCAATTCTATAAAACCCGATTCGATAGTGTTCCTGTTAGATTCGGCACGCGTTGGTTCGGTTAAAGATTCATCGGCCCTTAACCTAAAAACCGATACCATGGCTTTAGGGGCAAGGGTAATAACGGCCAAGGTTTACCAGGCAGGCAAAAGCCAGGAGGTAACCACCAATATTGTATTATATCCCGCCAAAGCACCCGAGGAGCTTACCTACAAAGTTGAGAAGACCTTTCCGCATGATATTGGCAGCTATACCGAAGGCCTGGAGTATCACGATGGCGCATTATATGAAAGCTCGGGCGGGTATCTTGATCCGCCGCCCGGCCAGAGTAAAGACCAGCAATCGAGCCTGATAAAAGCCGACCTTACTACGGGTAAAATACTAAAAAAGGTGATGATAGACCCCAAAGTGTTTGCCGAGGGCATAGCCATAATTGGCGATAAACTGATACAATTGACCTATCACGAAAAAAAGGGTTTTATATATGATAAGAACACCTTTAAAGTGCTGGGTAATTTTAGCACCGAGTTTGCTCCCGAAGGCTGGGGAATGTACTTTGATGGTAACAAGATATATATGGACGATGGCACCAACCGCATATGGACACTTAACAAAGATACCTACAGGCCTACTGGTTACATAGATGTTTATGATGACAAGGGCGCGGTAGATTCGATAAACGAGCTGGAAATGATAAATGGTAAGCTATATGCCAACGTTTACCAAAAAGATGTGATATTGGTTATTGACCCTAAAACAGGTGCCGTATTGCAAAAGGTAGATATGACCAACCTTTGGCCCGAAGGTGCCCGCCCACCGGGGTATGATAACCTTAACAACGTGTTAAATGGTATAGCCTATGATAAGGCAACCGGTCGCATTTTTGTCACCGGCAAAAAATGGCCCAAACTGTACCAGGTAAAATTTGTAAAAAAATAA
- a CDS encoding YraN family protein, with the protein MATHNDLGRQGEALAKAHLEAAGYEIMDENWVFGKAEIDLIAYKDRVIIFTEVKARTGNGFGEPEDFVDARKQRLLVEAADEYIYLMNHQGEVRFDIISILFDRNNNYKLKHIEDAFWPSAI; encoded by the coding sequence ATGGCAACCCACAACGACCTGGGCCGGCAAGGCGAAGCATTGGCAAAAGCACACCTGGAAGCAGCGGGCTACGAAATAATGGACGAGAACTGGGTATTTGGCAAAGCCGAGATAGACCTGATAGCCTATAAAGACCGCGTTATTATATTTACTGAAGTAAAAGCACGTACCGGTAACGGCTTTGGCGAACCGGAAGATTTTGTGGATGCCCGCAAGCAGCGCTTGCTGGTTGAGGCTGCCGACGAGTATATTTATTTGATGAACCACCAGGGCGAAGTGAGGTTTGATATAATATCTATCCTGTTCGACCGTAATAACAACTATAAACTTAAACACATTGAAGATGCCTTTTGGCCTTCTGCCATTTAA
- a CDS encoding dihydrofolate reductase: MRKLKFQIQMSLDGFIAGPNGEMDWMTWNWDEELKKYVQGITAPVDTILLGRILAEGFIPVWKERSAAADADEFTHKMVNTPKMVFSKTLKDNPWENTTLAEDMVGEIKKLKEQDGGDIVAYGGARFAASLIKYNLIDEYHLFVNPVVIGKGMSIFNLVEDKLNLNLVSSQAFECGITVLCYTPTAK; encoded by the coding sequence ATGAGAAAGCTAAAATTTCAAATACAAATGAGCCTTGATGGCTTTATAGCAGGCCCTAACGGCGAAATGGATTGGATGACCTGGAACTGGGATGAAGAATTGAAGAAATATGTGCAGGGTATAACAGCCCCTGTTGATACCATTTTGCTTGGCCGTATTTTAGCTGAAGGTTTTATACCGGTATGGAAGGAGCGTTCTGCAGCAGCCGATGCTGATGAGTTTACACATAAAATGGTGAATACACCCAAGATGGTATTCTCTAAAACGTTAAAGGATAACCCCTGGGAAAACACCACGCTTGCTGAAGATATGGTAGGCGAAATAAAAAAATTAAAAGAGCAGGATGGAGGCGACATCGTAGCCTACGGCGGTGCCCGCTTTGCAGCATCGCTTATAAAATATAATTTAATAGATGAATATCACCTGTTTGTAAACCCGGTTGTGATAGGTAAAGGGATGTCTATATTTAACCTGGTTGAAGATAAATTAAACCTTAACCTGGTTAGCTCACAGGCATTTGAATGCGGTATAACTGTGCTTTGCTACACTCCAACAGCCAAATAA
- a CDS encoding dihydrofolate reductase has translation MRKLVVSMNMTLDGFMAGLHGELDWHIPYWNEEMARTAAEQLGRADTILLGRVTYQMMASYWPLQQTAAYSPREDADYAAMMNRYEKVVASKTMLRAANWQNSRLAKRNIAKEISELKQQVGKEIIIYGSGKLVTALTKLNLIDEYRLWIHPVAIKKGRPLFKGLQNLKICNKTEFSSGVVLMCYTVIISRPCTG, from the coding sequence ATGCGTAAGCTGGTGGTATCAATGAATATGACTCTGGACGGCTTTATGGCCGGCCTGCATGGAGAGCTTGACTGGCACATTCCCTATTGGAACGAGGAAATGGCAAGAACCGCCGCAGAGCAATTGGGGCGTGCAGATACGATACTATTAGGACGCGTTACTTACCAAATGATGGCATCGTATTGGCCATTGCAGCAAACGGCCGCTTATTCCCCAAGAGAGGATGCCGACTATGCAGCTATGATGAACAGGTACGAAAAGGTAGTAGCCTCAAAAACGATGTTACGGGCTGCAAATTGGCAAAACTCCAGGTTAGCTAAGCGTAACATAGCTAAAGAGATAAGTGAATTAAAGCAGCAAGTTGGTAAAGAAATAATAATATATGGTAGCGGTAAACTGGTTACAGCACTAACCAAACTAAACCTTATTGACGAATACCGCTTATGGATACACCCGGTAGCTATAAAAAAAGGCAGGCCCCTGTTTAAGGGCCTGCAAAATTTAAAAATATGTAATAAAACCGAATTCAGCTCCGGGGTGGTATTGATGTGTTATACGGTAATTATCTCCAGGCCTTGTACTGGTTGA